One genomic window of Methyloterricola oryzae includes the following:
- the truA gene encoding tRNA pseudouridine(38-40) synthase TruA, which produces MPRIALGLEYDGAEFAGWQWQRDRRTVQACVEAAVARVADENVDVVCAGRTDAGVHALEQVVHFDTSAIRATRSWLLGVNTQLPDDVRVTWVREVEPGFHARTSAIARYYRYVILNRPMRSALRRRQVTWVYQALDAEAMHAAAQYLVGEHDFSSFRAQGCQSNSPRRIMHFIRVHREAERVFVELSANAFLHHMVRNIVGVLLEVGAGKREPGWAKEVLEARDRNLAGVTAPADGLYLGGVFYPPEFGMPKDPIFDLLPTDARRFMPGQAGAGG; this is translated from the coding sequence ATGCCACGTATAGCCCTGGGCCTAGAGTACGACGGCGCCGAGTTTGCCGGCTGGCAGTGGCAGCGCGACCGGCGCACGGTGCAGGCTTGCGTGGAAGCGGCGGTGGCGCGCGTGGCCGACGAAAATGTGGACGTGGTTTGCGCCGGGCGCACCGACGCGGGGGTGCATGCCCTGGAGCAGGTCGTGCATTTCGACACCTCGGCGATTCGCGCGACGCGTTCCTGGCTGTTGGGGGTCAACACCCAGCTTCCCGACGATGTCCGCGTCACCTGGGTGCGCGAGGTGGAGCCAGGCTTCCATGCCCGCACCAGCGCCATCGCCCGCTACTACCGCTATGTCATCCTCAACCGGCCCATGCGCTCGGCCCTGCGGCGGCGGCAGGTCACCTGGGTGTACCAGGCGTTGGACGCGGAAGCCATGCATGCCGCGGCGCAGTATCTGGTTGGCGAGCACGATTTCTCCTCCTTTCGCGCCCAGGGCTGCCAGTCCAACAGTCCGCGCCGCATCATGCATTTCATCCGTGTCCACCGTGAAGCCGAGCGGGTGTTTGTCGAGCTTTCCGCCAATGCCTTTCTGCACCATATGGTGCGCAACATCGTTGGCGTGCTGTTGGAGGTGGGGGCCGGCAAGCGCGAACCGGGTTGGGCCAAAGAGGTGCTTGAGGCGCGCGACCGCAACCTCGCTGGTGTCACCGCGCCGGCCGACGGGCTCTATCTCGGCGGCGTGTTCTACCCGCCAGAATTCGGGATGCCCAAGGACCCGATCTTTGATCTGCTGCCAACCGATGCCCGCCGCTTCATGCCAGGGCAGGCAGGCGCCGGAGGATAG
- the dnaB gene encoding replicative DNA helicase: protein MSELARFSDRSVDAVKLPPYSVQAEQSVLGGLMLDNATWDTVADRVGEEDFYRRDHQLIFRAIKQLADKQSPFDVVTLSETLEQAGQLEEAGGMAYLGSIARDTPSAANIAAYADIVRERSVLRQLIHVGVEIADSAYHPDGSELAHLLEAAEQRVFRIADQRRKGGSGFKPIRALLATAVDRIEELFHKEGHITGMSTGFADFDEMTSGLQASDLIIVAGRPSMGKTTFAMNLAENVAIKEKLPVAVFSMEMPGEQLAMRMMSSLGRIDQHRVRTGKLEDDEWPRMTSAINILAETQMFIDDTPALSPTEVRARCRRLAREHGQLGLVVLDYLQLMQSGSSAENRVNEVSEISRSLKALAKELNVPVIALSQLNRNLEQRPNKRPVPSDLRESGAIEQDADLIIFIYRDEVYNPDSADKGTAEIIIAKQRNGPIGTCRLTFLGQYTRFENFISDPYGDDGY, encoded by the coding sequence ATGAGCGAACTGGCCCGATTCAGCGACCGCAGCGTGGACGCGGTGAAGCTTCCTCCCTATTCGGTACAGGCCGAGCAATCGGTGCTGGGCGGCCTGATGCTGGACAACGCCACCTGGGACACGGTGGCGGACCGGGTCGGCGAGGAGGATTTCTACCGGCGGGATCATCAGTTGATCTTTCGCGCCATTAAGCAATTGGCGGACAAGCAGTCGCCTTTCGACGTCGTGACCTTGTCCGAGACGCTGGAGCAGGCAGGGCAACTGGAGGAGGCCGGCGGAATGGCCTATCTGGGCAGCATCGCCCGCGACACGCCCAGCGCGGCCAATATCGCCGCCTATGCCGATATCGTGCGCGAGCGCTCGGTGCTGCGGCAGCTCATCCATGTGGGCGTGGAGATCGCCGATTCCGCCTATCACCCCGATGGCAGCGAGCTGGCCCATTTGCTGGAGGCCGCCGAGCAGCGGGTCTTCCGCATCGCCGATCAGCGGCGCAAGGGCGGCAGCGGCTTCAAGCCCATACGCGCCCTGCTGGCCACGGCCGTGGACCGTATCGAGGAGTTGTTCCACAAGGAAGGCCACATCACCGGCATGAGCACCGGTTTTGCCGATTTCGACGAGATGACCTCGGGGCTGCAAGCCTCCGACCTGATCATCGTGGCCGGGCGTCCATCCATGGGCAAGACCACCTTCGCCATGAACCTGGCGGAGAACGTGGCCATCAAGGAAAAGTTGCCGGTGGCGGTGTTCAGCATGGAAATGCCTGGCGAGCAGCTGGCCATGCGCATGATGTCGTCCCTGGGGCGCATCGACCAGCACCGAGTGCGCACCGGCAAGCTGGAGGACGATGAATGGCCGCGCATGACCTCGGCCATCAATATCCTGGCGGAAACCCAGATGTTCATCGACGATACGCCGGCGCTCTCGCCCACGGAAGTGCGCGCCCGCTGCCGACGCCTGGCGCGCGAGCACGGCCAGTTGGGCCTGGTGGTGCTGGATTATCTCCAGCTCATGCAATCCGGCAGCAGTGCCGAGAATCGCGTCAACGAGGTGTCCGAAATTTCAAGGTCCTTGAAGGCCTTGGCCAAGGAACTGAACGTGCCGGTGATCGCTCTGTCCCAGCTCAACCGCAATTTGGAGCAGCGGCCCAACAAGCGGCCGGTGCCCTCGGACCTGCGCGAGTCCGGCGCCATCGAGCAGGACGCCGATCTGATCATCTTCATCTACCGCGACGAGGTCTATAACCCCGACAGCGCCGACAAAGGCACGGCGGAGATCATCATCGCCAAGCAACGTAACGGTCCCATCGGTACCTGCCGTTTGACCTTCCTGGGCCAGTACACCCGCTTCGAGAACTTCATTTCCGACCCTTATGGGGATGATGGGTATTGA
- the hldE gene encoding bifunctional D-glycero-beta-D-manno-heptose-7-phosphate kinase/D-glycero-beta-D-manno-heptose 1-phosphate adenylyltransferase HldE → MQLPPFQSAKVLVAGDLMLDRYWHGPAARISPEAPVPVVRVSGSDERLGGAGNVALNLAALGVGVCLLGYCGADEAGDAVARLAAAAGVECRLLRQPRLPTITKLRVISRQQQLIRLDFEESFREVDPAPLVGELRARLAGVQVVVLSDYGKGTLSEVAALIEACRAADRPVLVDPKGADFSRYRHATLLTPNLSEFEAIVGACADQGQIEEKGRRLMEDLCLEALLITRGEHGMSLLRSEAPALHLPAHAREVFDVTGAGDTVISVLAAGLAAGAALPDAVALANLAAGVVVGKLGTAAVSVEELEYAVSGTKAHRRGAVDMESLLRLRDLARREGERIVLTNGCFDILHPGHIHYLQQARALGDRLVVLVNDDASVRRLKGQGRPINPLSHRMAMLAALECVDWVVPFAEDTPREAICRILPDILVKGGDYRSIEAIAGHDCVQAHGGEVRLLDFVEGHSTTQLIESIRNT, encoded by the coding sequence ATGCAACTCCCCCCGTTTCAGTCCGCCAAAGTCCTGGTCGCCGGCGATCTCATGCTGGATCGCTACTGGCATGGCCCGGCCGCACGCATCTCCCCGGAGGCGCCGGTGCCGGTGGTTCGGGTCAGCGGTTCCGACGAGCGTCTGGGCGGGGCGGGCAATGTTGCGCTGAACCTGGCGGCCCTGGGGGTGGGGGTATGCCTGCTCGGTTACTGCGGCGCGGACGAGGCGGGTGATGCGGTCGCGCGGCTGGCGGCGGCTGCCGGCGTGGAGTGCCGGCTGTTGAGGCAACCTAGGCTGCCGACGATCACCAAGCTGCGCGTTATCAGTCGTCAGCAGCAGCTGATACGCTTGGATTTCGAAGAATCCTTCCGGGAGGTGGACCCGGCGCCCTTGGTCGGGGAGTTGCGGGCCCGCCTCGCCGGCGTGCAGGTGGTGGTGCTCTCCGACTATGGCAAGGGCACGCTCAGTGAGGTCGCGGCCCTGATCGAGGCCTGCCGCGCTGCGGATCGCCCGGTGCTGGTGGATCCTAAAGGCGCGGATTTTTCCAGGTACCGCCACGCGACTCTCTTGACACCCAATTTATCCGAGTTCGAGGCTATAGTCGGGGCCTGCGCCGATCAGGGGCAGATTGAGGAAAAGGGACGCCGATTGATGGAGGACCTGTGCCTGGAGGCGCTCCTGATTACCCGCGGGGAGCACGGGATGAGCCTGCTGCGCTCGGAGGCGCCCGCCCTGCACCTGCCGGCCCATGCCCGCGAGGTGTTCGATGTTACCGGCGCGGGCGATACGGTGATCTCCGTGCTGGCCGCCGGCCTGGCGGCGGGCGCCGCCCTGCCGGATGCCGTGGCGCTGGCCAACCTGGCGGCCGGGGTGGTAGTGGGCAAGCTTGGCACCGCGGCGGTGAGCGTGGAAGAACTGGAATACGCGGTGAGCGGGACCAAGGCCCACCGACGCGGTGCCGTGGATATGGAGTCCCTGCTCCGGCTACGCGACCTGGCTCGCCGTGAGGGCGAGAGAATCGTGCTGACCAACGGCTGTTTCGACATCCTGCATCCAGGCCACATCCATTATCTGCAGCAGGCCAGGGCGCTCGGCGATCGACTGGTGGTCCTGGTCAACGACGATGCCTCGGTCAGGCGGTTGAAAGGGCAGGGCAGGCCCATCAATCCATTGTCGCACCGCATGGCCATGCTGGCGGCGCTGGAATGCGTGGACTGGGTGGTGCCGTTTGCCGAGGATACCCCGCGCGAAGCCATTTGCCGCATTTTGCCCGACATCCTGGTAAAAGGCGGCGACTACCGCAGCATTGAGGCTATCGCCGGTCATGACTGCGTGCAGGCTCATGGCGGCGAAGTCCGGCTGCTGGATTTCGTCGAGGGCCATTCCACCACGCAATTGATCGAAAGCATTCGGAACACCTGA